From one Coffea eugenioides isolate CCC68of chromosome 11, Ceug_1.0, whole genome shotgun sequence genomic stretch:
- the LOC113753504 gene encoding phosphoglycerate mutase-like protein 4 — MAHSRPRILEQAEADCDGKITDNIAGERKYAEIVVIRHGETEWNADGRIQGHLDVELNDVGREQATVVAERVSKEFKVSAVYSSDLKRAFETAQIIASSCGGLQVLEDPDLRERHLGDLQGQVVREAAKSSSKAYRAFVSKRRDEEIPGGGESLDQLYQRCTSSLQRIANKHIGERVVAVTHGGVIRALHRRASSHGRSAGKIMNTSVNVFQLSDEDEWSIKVWGDVSHLNQTGFLESGFGGDKSSG; from the exons ATGGCCCATTCCAGGCCCAG GATTTTAGAGCAAGCCGAGGCCGATTGCGACGGTAAAATTACGGATAATATAGCAGGAGAGCGAAAGTACGCTGAAATTGTTGTGATACGTCATGGTGAAACCGAATGGAATGCCGATGGGAGAATTCAG GGGCACTTAGACGTTGAGTTAAACGACGTAGGAAGAGAGCAAGCTACCGTG GTGGCTGAGCGAGTTTCCAAAGAGTTCAAAGTCTCTGCGGTTTACTCATCTGACTTGAAGAGAGCATTTGAGACTGCACAGATTATAGCAAGCAGCTGCGGGGGCCTTCAG GTTCTTGAAGACCCAGACCTGCGGGAAAGACATCTCGGGGATCTCCAAGGCCAAGTGGTTCGTGAAGCTGCCAAAAGCAGTTCGAAGGCTTATAGAGCATTTGTATCTAAACGAAGGGATGAAGAAATTCCA GGTGGTGGAGAAAGTCTTGATCAACTTTATCAACGCTGCACATCTTCGCTGCAAAGGATTGCAAACAAGCACATAG GGGAGCGAGTAGTTGCGGTCACTCATGGAGGAGTTATCAGAGCACTTCATAGACGGGCATCTTCACATGGGCGGTCTGCTGGGAAGATTATGAATACATCTGTCAATGTATTTCAGTTGTCTGATGAGGATGAGTGGTCCATTAAAGTATGGGGTGACGTGAGTCATCTTAACCAGACTGGCTTTTTGGAGTCTGGTTTTGGTGGGGACAAATCTTCTGGTTAG